Sequence from the Saccharopolyspora pogona genome:
TTGCTCGGATACGTGGTGCTCCGCTTCTACGCCACCGGGCAGTTCGACGCCAGCAAGTGGGAATGGCTGCTCTACGAGCAGATCCAGCTGGAACTACTCGGGGCTCTGTGGAACACCGTCCGCGCGTTCCTCATGGGCGCCGTGCTCGCGCTGGCGTTCGGCGCGGTATTCGCGCTCGGTCGGCTCTCCGACCACGCCTGGATCCGGATGCCGTGCACGGCGATCGTAGAGGTGTTCCGCGCGATCCCACTGGTCATCCTGATCTTCTTCCTGTACTACGCGGCACCGGGGCTGGGCGTGAACTTCGGCCAGTACTGGTCGGTCGTGCTCGGCCTGACGCTCTACAACGGCTCGGTGCTTGCCGAGGTCTTCCGCGCTGGGGTTAACGCACTTCCAGCAGGGCAGAGCGAGGCGGCTTATTCCGTCGGCATGCGCAAGAGCCAGGTCATGGGCAACGTGGTCCTGCCGCAAGCAGTGCGCGTCATGCTCCCAGCCATCGTGAGCCAACTCGTGGTGCTGCTCAAGGACAGCGCTCTCGGCTTCCTGATCACCTACCAGGAATTGCTGTACTACGCCCGGTACCTCGGTGGTATTCCCACGCTCGACCGGCCGATCATCCCGGTGAGCCTGGTCGTGGCAG
This genomic interval carries:
- a CDS encoding amino acid ABC transporter permease — its product is MSSVLFDTPGPRARVRNRLISVVSAVVVLALLGYVVLRFYATGQFDASKWEWLLYEQIQLELLGALWNTVRAFLMGAVLALAFGAVFALGRLSDHAWIRMPCTAIVEVFRAIPLVILIFFLYYAAPGLGVNFGQYWSVVLGLTLYNGSVLAEVFRAGVNALPAGQSEAAYSVGMRKSQVMGNVVLPQAVRVMLPAIVSQLVVLLKDSALGFLITYQELLYYARYLGGIPTLDRPIIPVSLVVAAIYISICLLLTWFANYLDRRNRRTKKTKQIAPATTPLTETPLGD